The genomic window CGGACGAGATCGTGCATGTGGAGCATGCCTACCACCCTGTCATCGGAGTCGACAACAGGCAGCATGGTGATCTGGTGGCGCTCCATCAGGTTGAGGGCTTCGGCGGCCAGTTCATCCGGCTGGCAGCGCTTGGGCTTGGGGGTCATGCATTCGCGGGCGCTGTGGGACAAAAGGTTTTCCTGCTTGAGTTGGATCTGGCGGCGCAGGTCTCCGTCCGTGATCATGCCCGCCAGGCGCTGATCCTCGTCCACAACAGCCGCGCAACCGAGCTTTTTGGAGGTCATTTCCAGGATCACGCCGCTCATTGTTTCGGATTCCGCCACCTGGGGCAATTCCTCGCCAGAGTGCATCAGGTCGCGCACTTTCAGGAGCAGTTTCTTGCCGATGTTGCCGCCGGGATGGAAACGGGCGAAATCGGCCAGGGAGAAATTCTTTTCCTTGAGCAGGAGGATGGCCAAAGCGTCTCCCAAAGCCAAAGCGACGGTGGTGCTGGAGGTGGGAACCATGCCCAGGGCCTCGTATTCCGCCGGGATGCTGCAATCCAAAACCGCGTCGGCCGCTTGGGCCAGTGGGGACTGGACATTGCCGGTGAGGGCGATCAGCCTGATGCCGATGAACTTGATGAAAGGGATGATGGATAGCAG from Candidatus Syntrophosphaera sp. includes these protein-coding regions:
- a CDS encoding KpsF/GutQ family sugar-phosphate isomerase, producing the protein MSIIGQLQQELKLEAEAILRVAEQLDPAQAEKAFQILKDCQGKVVLTGVGKAGIIARKVSATLASTGTTSIFLHAAEGIHGDLGMLQPADVVMAISHSGNTQELLSIIPFIKFIGIRLIALTGNVQSPLAQAADAVLDCSIPAEYEALGMVPTSSTTVALALGDALAILLLKEKNFSLADFARFHPGGNIGKKLLLKVRDLMHSGEELPQVAESETMSGVILEMTSKKLGCAAVVDEDQRLAGMITDGDLRRQIQLKQENLLSHSARECMTPKPKRCQPDELAAEALNLMERHQITMLPVVDSDDRVVGMLHMHDLVR